CGCCGAACTCGCCCAGAAGTTCACCGACTACGGCCTCCGTCACATCGCGGCCCGCGGCTGGACCACGCCCGACGGCACCCGCACCGCCGTCTACCTGCTCCAGTTCGACTCCGCCGCCGTGCTCGACGAGCTGACCCGTGAGCTCGCCCCGTACGACGGCCCCGGCTACCCGTTGCGCGGCGCCGTCGAAATGGTGGCCGACGAGGACTTCCCCGACGCGTCCCTGGTCACGAACGTCTCACGCGTCGCGTACGTCGAGTCGAAGCCGTACGGCAAGGAGCAGACCCGACAGGCCTACGTCAGCGCCGGCGACGTCCTCGCCCTGGTGATCCAGTCCCGCAAGGGCACCGCGAACCCCGTCCCCTTCCAGCAGACGGTGACCCTGCAGGGCCAGCTCCTGGGGTGAGGAGGCCCGCACGGTCCCCCGGGCCCCGGCCGCGTAAGCTGGGGCCCGGCCCTGTGTACAAGCACCGCACCCCGCTCATCCGAGGAGCACCCCGTGGAGATCTTCTTCGAAGCCCTGCTGGTCCTGGTCTGCGTCGGCGTCCTCGCCTTCGCCTACCTGACCGTGAAGAAGCTGTACCAGGGCCAGCGCTGACCCCCGTCTAGGAACCGCCACTCATGATCGAGATCCCGTCCGACCTCCACAAGGACCTCGTCCCGCTCGCCTTCCTGCTCGGCAACTGGGCCGGCGCGGGCGTGCACGACTTCCCGGACTCGGAGAAGTGCAACTTCGGCCAGGAGGTGACCTTCAGCCACGACGGCCGGGACTTCCTGGAGTACGACTCCCACACCTGGGTCCTCGACAACGACGGCAACAAGGTCCGCCCGCTGGAGACCGAGCACGGCTTCTGGCGCATCGACTCCGACCGCAAGGTCGAGGTGACGATGGTCCGCGACGACGGCGTGGTCGAGATCTGGTACGGCGAGATGGCCGACCAGAAGCCGCAGATCGACCTGGTGACCGACGCCGTCGCGCGCACGGCCGCGTCCGGGCCGTACAGCGGTGGCAAGCGCCTGTACGGCTACGTCAAGAGCGACCTCATGTGGGTCGGCGAGAAGCAGACCCCCGAGGTCGAGCTGCGCCCCTACATGTCGGCCCACCTGAAGAAGGTCGTCACCCCGGAGGAGGTCGAGCGCTGGGCGAAGGCCCTGCCCGACGACATGCCGGACGACGGGATCGCCTTCTTCAAGTAGGCCGGTCCGCACGCCACGCGGTGGTCCGCGGGATCAGTAGATCGTGATCTGCTCGATCTTGTGGACCTTCCCGCTGGGCGAGCCGGACGCGAGCCCCAGGTCGAACGCCGTCCACTTCGCGAGCCGCCCCGAGTCCCACAGCGGGCCGCCCAGGACCGTGCGGTACTTGAAGCTCACCTCGTTGTTGCCGGTGCTCGTCCAGCCCACGCCGTAGATGGCGACGTCCATGGTGCCGGCGTTGGCGAAGCAGGGGTTGACGCCGTCGACCTCGAAGTAGAAGAAGTCGTTGCGGCCCGCGCAGTCCACCCGGTTGATGGCGTGCGCGGGGAGGGCGGTCGCCACGGTGGCCGTCAGCGCGGCACCGGTGACACCGGCTAAGCGCAGGGCCCGGCGGACGATCGAGCGGTTCATCGAGGACCTCTGGTTCTTCTCGGGGATCTTCCGGCCAGTGAGACAGGCCCAGCACCGCACAGGTTGCCAAGGGAAGGCAAAATCCGTCGGTGGACGCCCTTTACGGCAACGGTCCTAGACTTGGCCCCGTGGTGAGCACCGACTGGAAGAGCGACCTCAGGCAGCGCGGCTACCGGCTGACGCCGCAGCGCCAGCTTGTCCTCGAAGCCGTGGACACCCTGGAGCACGCGACCCCCGACGACATCCTCACGGAAGTCAAGAAGACGGCCTCGGGGGTCAACATCTCCACGGTCTACCGGACCCTGGAGCTCCTGGAGGAGCTCGGGCTGGTCAGCCATGCCCACCTCGGGCACGGGGCGCCGACGTACCACCTCGCCGACCGCCACCATCACATCCACCTGGTCTGCCGCGACTGCCAGAACGTCATCGAGGCCGACATCAAGGTGGCCGCCGACTTCACCGCGAAGCTCCGGCAGGAGTTCGGCTTCGAGACCGACATGAAGCACTTCGCGATCTTCGGCCGCTGCAAGGACTGTTCCGCCAAGTCCCTCGAGATCAAGACTTCAACTACCGAGTCGTAGGCTTGTGCATATGAAGAGCCCCCTGCTGTCCCTGCCCGGCGCCGTCCCCGCCGAGGGCGTGGACGAAGGCGTCGCCGCGCACTACGGCGACCTGTTCCGCGAACAGCGCGCCCTGGCCGACGGCACCGGATTCGTCGACCTCTCGCACCGCGGCGTCGTGTCCGTCACCGGTGACGACCGCCTCAGCTGGCTGCACCTGCTGCTCACCCAGCACGTCAGCGACCTGCCCACGGGCCAGGCCACCGAGGCGCTGATCCTCTCCGCGCACGGCCACATCGAGCACGCCCTGTACCTCGTCGACGACGGCACGACCGTCTGGGCCCATGTCGAACCCGGCACCCAGGGCGCGTTGCTCGCCTACCTGGAGTCGATGAAGTTCTTCTACCGGGTTGAAGTCGCCGACCGCACCGACGAGTTCGCGATCGTCCACCTGCCCGCCGGGTCCATCGCCGAGGTGCCTGAAGGGGTCGTCGTACGCGAGACGCCGTACGGCCGCGATCTCTTCCTGCCGCGTGCCGACCTGGAGTCGTACGCCGAGAAGTCCGGGCCCGCCGCCGGTCTGCTGGCCTACGAGGCGCTGCGCGTCGAGCACCACCGCCCGCGCCTCGGCTTCGAGACCGATCACCGCACCATCCCGCACGAGCTGGGCTGGATCGGTACCGCGGTGCACCTCCAGAAGGGCTGCTACCGCGGCCAGGAGACCGTCGCCCGCGTCCAGAACCTCGGCAAGCCCCCGCGGCGCCTTGTCTTCCTGCACCTGGACGGCAGCGAGGTCCATCTGCCGCCCGCCGGCGCCGACCTCCGGCTCGCGGACGAGGGCCCCGACGGCCGCAAGATCGGCTTCGTGACGACCTCCGTACGGCACCACGAGCTCGGTCCCGTCGCCCTCGCCCTGGTCAAGCGGAACGTCCCCCCGGACGCGCGACTCGTCGCCGACACGACGGCCGCGGCCCAGGAGGTCGTCGTCGAGCCGTAGCCCCAGAGCCCTCGCCGAGCTTGGCTGTCGTGAGCGCCCCGCCCCCCGCGCGGGGCGCTCTCCGTCTCCAGGGTGAGTCCGGCTGGAAACGCCGGGCGCGATATGCCGTTGACAACCCATAATTTGGCAACGGGCAGCGACCGCGCGGACACGGGGAGCAAGTGTTCGGCGAACGAGGTGGCGATCTGCCCCGGGGGAGGCGCCATGACACCGGAAGAGGAATTCGCCGAGTCGCTGCGCATGCGCAGAAAGGCCGCCGGGCTGTCGCTCGGCGAGCTGTCCCGGCTCGTCAACTACAGCAAGAGCTACCTCAGCCGGGTGGAGAACGGCACCCGGATGCCGGGTCCCGCGCTGGCCCGGGAGTGCGACACCGTCCTGCACGCGGAGGGGGAGCTGCTGAGCCTGCTGCCGGACCGGCCCGTGCCGTCCCAGCGGCAAGGGCGGCAAGGGCGGCAAGGGCGGCAGGGGCGGCCCGGGCGGCCGCGGGGACGCAGGCCGCTGGCGGCCTCCGCCGCTCCGGTCGACGCCCCCGGCGGCGAGTTCGACCAGCTGATCCGCCGCGGTGACGCCCGCCATCTCCTCGGCGACATGTACGAGGCCGGCCGGCTCTACCTCGCCGCGTACCGGGCCGCCGAGGGCGACGACCTGGCCCGGGCCCACGCCGTCGTGCGCTGCGCCCGCCGCTGGTCGGACCCGGGCCAGGTGGACCGGGACCTGATCGCGCGGATCGACGAGTGCCTGAAGACGCTGGCCGGCCGCGAGGACCTCCCCGCGGTGGAGCTGCGGCTGCGCCTGACCGCGCACCGCGCCAAGAAGCTCACCATGGGCGTCGGCGACGACACCGCGGTCCCCGGCGCCGAGCCCGGCACCAGCGTGGACCGGGCCCGCGGCGTCCTCAGGGAGTTACGGGACCGGCTCCCGGCCCTCGGCGCCGAGACCCACTGCGAGGTCCTCACCGAATGCCGCTGGGCCCTCTACGACTTCGCCCCGGCCGCCGAACTCCTCGCCCTGTCCGCCGAGTTACGGGACGTCGCGGTCCGCTCCCGCTCGATGTACTTCATCGGCGAGGCCCTCGTCGCCCTGGCCATCGACCAGTTGAGGGTGGGCCGGGTGACCGCCGCGGACGCGACCGTACGACGCCACCGCGAGCACGCCGCCCACCGGCACAGCACCCTCGCACACTGGCAACAGGGCACGCTGGACGCCCTGATGAACCTGTGGCAGGGCGAGTTCGCCACCGCCGAGGAGTGGATCCTCGGCGAGTCCAGGACGATCGCCGAGACCATGGAGCGCGAGCAGTCGGTCCCCGCCGACACCCTCAGCCAGACCTGCCTCGGCCAGGCCTACTGGCTCCGCCACGAACAGGGCCGGATGGCCGAGCTGTTCGACTCCCCGCTCATGGCCGGCGTCCGGCGCCGCGACTACTTCCCGGTGTGGCGGGCGGGGCTGGCGCTGGCCCTGTGCGAGACCGGCCGCCACGACCAGGCGGCCGACCAGGTGCTGGCCTTCGCCGCCGACACCGGCGGATTCACCAGGTTCCCGCCGAGCGGCTGGGCGCTGCCCACGGCGGCCGTACTCGCCCAGGCCTGCGCGGAGCTGGCCGTACGGGACGTACGCGTCGAGGAGTTGCTGCCGTACGTCCCGCCCCTGCGCGCCCTCCTGGACGCGCACCCCGGCGAACTGGTCCTCGCCGGCTGGCCGACCGTCCTGCTCGGCCCCGCGGCGCGCTTCAGCGGACTGCTGGCGCTGGTGGCGGGCGAGCCGGAGACCGCGCTCGGGCATCTGCGCCGGGCGGTGCGACTCGCCCAGCACTCACCGGCGCAGATGACGCGGCTGCGGCTGGACGAGGCGCGGGCACGGCGGCGTTCGGACTCCGTCGCGGTGCGGGCGGAAGCGCGTGGGCTCGCCCGCACGGCGCTGGGAACGGCCGAGGAGCTGGGGATGGCGGGTGTGGCGCGGGACTGCCGGGAGTTCCTGCGCAGTTCGCCCACGGGACCGTGAGGGTCACATCTCCAGCAGGACCGTGAACGGGCCGTCGTTGGTCAGGGACACCCGCATCCGGGCGCCGAAGCGGCCGGTGGCGACCGTCGCACCCAGGGCGCGCAGTTGCGCGACGACCTCGTCGACGAGCGGCTCGGCGACATCGCCGGGGGCGGCCGCGTTCCAGGTGGGGCGGCGGCCCTTGCGGGCGTCGCCGTAGAGCGTGAACTGGCTGATCACCAGCAGCGGGGCGCCGATGTCGCTGCACGACTTCTCGTCGTGCAGCATGCGCACCGACCAGAGTTTGCGGGCCAGTTGGGCCGCCTTCTCCTTGGTGTCCTCGTGCGTGACCCCGACGAGGACGCACAGTCCCTCGCCGCTGATCTCCCCGACCGTCTCACCGTCGACGACGACGCTCGCGCCGTCCACCCTCTGCACCACCGCTCGCATACGACCATCATGCCGGGCCTGCCCGAAGGGGCTGCGTCCGGGTTTGTTTTTGATCCTTAACCCCCCATCTGGGGCCGTTCGGGGGCACTCGGTCACATAGCGGCCACTTGGGGTGGCACGATGCTTCCACACGCCGGTCGAGGGGACGGTTGAGGCGCATGAGCACACCGAGTACCGGGCGGCTGGAGAGTCTGCGGCCGCCCACGCAACGTACGGACAGCCCCGTGCTGCCCCCGGAGCCGCCCGAGCACGACCTGGCCAGGCTGAGCCTGCCCGCGCTGCGCACACTGCGCCGGGACGCCCAGCGCGACGAGGCGGACCTCAGTTATGTCCGACGGCTGCTCCAGGGCCGTATCGACATCCTCCGCGCGGAACTGGCCCGCCGGTCGCCCGCGGGCCGGGACCCGCTCGCCGAGCGGCTCCCGGAGGCCTCGGTCGTCGAGCGGCTCCCCGAGATCCTCACCGACGCCCCGGCCCGCCACCGCTCCTCGGCCCGGCACGTCACGCTGGGCACCCCGCACAGCGAGGAGTACCGGCTGCTGGCCGCGGAGATGCTCGCCGAGGTCGAACTCTCGGACCTGGGGGCGCGCACCGACCTGGAACTGAACACCGCGATGGGCCGGCTGGTGCGGTACGAGCAGCAGGTGTCCGGGCGCCGCCAGCGGTTGCAGCGGACGGCGGACGAGTGCAGCGGGGAGATCACGCGGCGGTACCGGGAGGGGGAGGCGCAGGTGGAGGACTTGCTGACGTAGGTGGGGTGGAGTGGGGTGGGGTGGCGGGTTGTCGTGAGGTGGCCGGCCTCGTGACGTGGGGGCCGGTGCTGCCGGGGTGCGGAAATCTGCGCGACACCTCCCTCCCCGCCCGCCTACCGTGGCCCGCATGAGCGACCGAGCCGGCACAGCCGACATAGACGTCCGTGCGATCACCGAGGCCGAGCATCCCGAGTGGCTGCGGGCCGTGCGGGCCGGGTTCCTTCGGGAGCCCGTCGTGCCGGCGGCCGAACTGGAGGCGCGGCGCGCCCAGTTCGAGCCCGGCCGGTTCATCGGGGCCTTCGAGGGGGACCGGTGCGTGGCGACCTTCCGGTCCTTCGCGCAGGAGGTGACGGCGGTCGGTGGTGCCTTCGTGGCCGCCGACGCGATCTCCGCGGTCACCGTGACCGCCACGCACCGCCGCCGCGGTCTGCTGACCCGGATGATGACCCAGGACCTCGCCGCCGCGAAGGAGCGCGGAGACGTCGTGGCCACACTGATCGCCGCCGAGTACGGCATCTACGGCCGCTTCGGCTTCGGCCCCGCCACCTCGGGCACCGTGTGGACGGTCGACGTGACCCGCGCCGGGCTCGACCCCCGGGGCCCGGATCTGGACGGCGGCCGTATCGACCTGGTGGACCCCGACGTCGTACGCAAACTCGGTCCCGAGCTGCACGACCGGGTGCGTCGGGCTACTCCGGGGGCGATCAGCCGGGGCGACTGGTGGTGGGGGTTGCACACGGGCGCGGTGCGCGTCGACCCGACGTGGACGGAGCCGTTCTACGCCGTGTACCGGGCGGCGGACGGCACGGTCGAGGGGCTGATGGCGTACGAGGTCGAGGACAAGTGGGCCGACACCATGCAGCCGTCGAACACGGCGAGCGTGCGGAACATGATCGCGTCGACCCCGACGGCCGAGCGCGCCCTGTGGCACCACCTGTGCTCGATCGACTG
Above is a window of Streptomyces griseorubiginosus DNA encoding:
- a CDS encoding Fur family transcriptional regulator, which produces MVSTDWKSDLRQRGYRLTPQRQLVLEAVDTLEHATPDDILTEVKKTASGVNISTVYRTLELLEELGLVSHAHLGHGAPTYHLADRHHHIHLVCRDCQNVIEADIKVAADFTAKLRQEFGFETDMKHFAIFGRCKDCSAKSLEIKTSTTES
- a CDS encoding aerial mycelium formation protein translates to MSTPSTGRLESLRPPTQRTDSPVLPPEPPEHDLARLSLPALRTLRRDAQRDEADLSYVRRLLQGRIDILRAELARRSPAGRDPLAERLPEASVVERLPEILTDAPARHRSSARHVTLGTPHSEEYRLLAAEMLAEVELSDLGARTDLELNTAMGRLVRYEQQVSGRRQRLQRTADECSGEITRRYREGEAQVEDLLT
- a CDS encoding helix-turn-helix transcriptional regulator; this encodes MTPEEEFAESLRMRRKAAGLSLGELSRLVNYSKSYLSRVENGTRMPGPALARECDTVLHAEGELLSLLPDRPVPSQRQGRQGRQGRQGRPGRPRGRRPLAASAAPVDAPGGEFDQLIRRGDARHLLGDMYEAGRLYLAAYRAAEGDDLARAHAVVRCARRWSDPGQVDRDLIARIDECLKTLAGREDLPAVELRLRLTAHRAKKLTMGVGDDTAVPGAEPGTSVDRARGVLRELRDRLPALGAETHCEVLTECRWALYDFAPAAELLALSAELRDVAVRSRSMYFIGEALVALAIDQLRVGRVTAADATVRRHREHAAHRHSTLAHWQQGTLDALMNLWQGEFATAEEWILGESRTIAETMEREQSVPADTLSQTCLGQAYWLRHEQGRMAELFDSPLMAGVRRRDYFPVWRAGLALALCETGRHDQAADQVLAFAADTGGFTRFPPSGWALPTAAVLAQACAELAVRDVRVEELLPYVPPLRALLDAHPGELVLAGWPTVLLGPAARFSGLLALVAGEPETALGHLRRAVRLAQHSPAQMTRLRLDEARARRRSDSVAVRAEARGLARTALGTAEELGMAGVARDCREFLRSSPTGP
- the dtd gene encoding D-aminoacyl-tRNA deacylase, giving the protein MRAVVQRVDGASVVVDGETVGEISGEGLCVLVGVTHEDTKEKAAQLARKLWSVRMLHDEKSCSDIGAPLLVISQFTLYGDARKGRRPTWNAAAPGDVAEPLVDEVVAQLRALGATVATGRFGARMRVSLTNDGPFTVLLEM
- a CDS encoding YgfZ/GcvT domain-containing protein is translated as MKSPLLSLPGAVPAEGVDEGVAAHYGDLFREQRALADGTGFVDLSHRGVVSVTGDDRLSWLHLLLTQHVSDLPTGQATEALILSAHGHIEHALYLVDDGTTVWAHVEPGTQGALLAYLESMKFFYRVEVADRTDEFAIVHLPAGSIAEVPEGVVVRETPYGRDLFLPRADLESYAEKSGPAAGLLAYEALRVEHHRPRLGFETDHRTIPHELGWIGTAVHLQKGCYRGQETVARVQNLGKPPRRLVFLHLDGSEVHLPPAGADLRLADEGPDGRKIGFVTTSVRHHELGPVALALVKRNVPPDARLVADTTAAAQEVVVEP
- a CDS encoding FABP family protein — protein: MIEIPSDLHKDLVPLAFLLGNWAGAGVHDFPDSEKCNFGQEVTFSHDGRDFLEYDSHTWVLDNDGNKVRPLETEHGFWRIDSDRKVEVTMVRDDGVVEIWYGEMADQKPQIDLVTDAVARTAASGPYSGGKRLYGYVKSDLMWVGEKQTPEVELRPYMSAHLKKVVTPEEVERWAKALPDDMPDDGIAFFK
- a CDS encoding GNAT family N-acetyltransferase is translated as MSDRAGTADIDVRAITEAEHPEWLRAVRAGFLREPVVPAAELEARRAQFEPGRFIGAFEGDRCVATFRSFAQEVTAVGGAFVAADAISAVTVTATHRRRGLLTRMMTQDLAAAKERGDVVATLIAAEYGIYGRFGFGPATSGTVWTVDVTRAGLDPRGPDLDGGRIDLVDPDVVRKLGPELHDRVRRATPGAISRGDWWWGLHTGAVRVDPTWTEPFYAVYRAADGTVEGLMAYEVEDKWADTMQPSNTASVRNMIASTPTAERALWHHLCSIDWVMQVKSDWRAPDDLLPHLLPNPPAARITMHADWLWVRILDVVRALEARTYEGEGALVLEVVDASGTAGGRYLLEVSPAGASCTATTRSADLTLDVRELATLWLGDESVARLVALGRVREERAGAGRGADALLRTSRRPWCLDMF
- a CDS encoding beta/gamma crystallin domain-containing protein, translating into MNRSIVRRALRLAGVTGAALTATVATALPAHAINRVDCAGRNDFFYFEVDGVNPCFANAGTMDVAIYGVGWTSTGNNEVSFKYRTVLGGPLWDSGRLAKWTAFDLGLASGSPSGKVHKIEQITIY